Proteins from one Thermococcus sp. M36 genomic window:
- the eif2g gene encoding translation initiation factor IF-2 subunit gamma — MAKKKEFRQAEVNIGMVGHVDHGKTTLTKALTGIWTDTHSEELRRGITIKIGFADAEIRKCPSCGRYSSSPVCPYCGHETEFERRVSFIDAPGHEALMTTMLAGASLMDGAVLVIAANEGIMPQTREHLMALQIVGNRNIVIALNKIELVDREKVIQRYHEIKEFVKGTVAENAPIIPISALHGANVDVLLAAIEEFIPTPEHDLNKPPKMLVLRSFDVNKPGTKPEKLVGGVIGGSIIQGKLKVGDEIEIRPGVPYEDHGRIRYEPITTEIVSLQAGGRFVDEAYPGGLVGVGTKLDPYLTKGDLMAGNVVGKPGQLPPVWEDLRLEVHLLERVVGTEEELKVEPIKRREVLLLNVGTARTMGLVTGLGKDEVELKLQIPICAEVGDRVAISRQVGSRWRLIGYGFIRE, encoded by the coding sequence ATGGCAAAGAAGAAGGAGTTTAGACAGGCAGAGGTTAACATCGGAATGGTCGGTCATGTTGATCACGGTAAAACGACACTCACCAAGGCTTTAACCGGAATCTGGACTGACACCCACAGCGAGGAGCTGAGGAGAGGCATCACCATCAAGATAGGCTTCGCGGACGCTGAGATAAGGAAGTGCCCGAGCTGCGGCAGGTACTCCAGCTCCCCGGTGTGCCCCTACTGCGGCCACGAGACCGAGTTTGAGAGGCGCGTTTCCTTCATAGATGCCCCGGGCCACGAGGCGCTGATGACGACCATGTTAGCCGGCGCTTCGCTCATGGACGGTGCCGTTCTCGTTATAGCGGCCAACGAGGGAATAATGCCGCAGACCAGGGAACACCTAATGGCACTCCAGATAGTCGGAAACAGAAACATAGTCATTGCACTCAACAAGATAGAGCTCGTTGACAGAGAGAAGGTCATACAGCGCTACCACGAGATAAAGGAGTTCGTCAAGGGCACCGTTGCCGAGAACGCCCCTATAATCCCGATCTCAGCGCTCCACGGCGCCAACGTTGACGTCCTCCTCGCGGCCATAGAGGAGTTTATACCTACTCCAGAGCATGACCTCAACAAGCCCCCCAAGATGCTGGTTCTGAGGAGCTTTGACGTCAACAAGCCCGGAACCAAGCCGGAGAAGCTCGTAGGCGGCGTCATTGGCGGTTCAATAATTCAGGGCAAGCTCAAGGTGGGCGACGAGATTGAGATAAGGCCCGGCGTCCCCTACGAGGACCACGGCAGGATAAGGTACGAGCCGATAACCACCGAGATAGTCTCCCTCCAGGCGGGAGGGAGGTTCGTGGATGAAGCCTACCCCGGCGGTCTCGTCGGTGTCGGCACCAAGCTCGACCCCTACCTCACCAAGGGCGACCTGATGGCCGGAAACGTCGTCGGAAAGCCGGGCCAGCTGCCACCCGTGTGGGAGGATCTGAGGCTTGAGGTTCACCTCCTGGAGAGGGTCGTCGGAACCGAGGAGGAACTCAAGGTCGAGCCGATAAAGAGGCGTGAGGTGCTCCTCCTCAACGTTGGGACGGCCAGGACGATGGGCCTCGTCACCGGCCTCGGAAAGGACGAGGTCGAGCTCAAGCTCCAGATACCGATATGTGCGGAAGTCGGCGACAGGGTTGCCATCAGCAGGCAGGTCGGCAGCAGGTGGCGCCTCATAGGCTACGGCTTCATCAGGGAGTGA